A region of Beijerinckia sp. 28-YEA-48 DNA encodes the following proteins:
- the cytX gene encoding putative hydroxymethylpyrimidine transporter CytX, protein MSAFEANDTYAPLIPAPAARRAFTARDAFALWFSLGIGLLVLQAGALLVPGLSLGAAFAAIVIGSLLGVLLLATASVIGADTGLSAMANLRPTLGVRGASIAAVLNAIQLAGWGAFEIIAMRDAADALTRQTFGFSNALLWTLVFGAAATALALLGPLSFVRRFLRNWGLALLLAGAAWLTWRLMANYDLPALFAKAGNGEMTFAGGIDLVMAMPLSWLPLIADYSRFGRSPGSMFRGSFFGYLLANIWFLGLGAAYALASGGGDTMLITALAATGGGIALLLILVDETDNAFADIFSGAVSTSTLTGFGVAPLAVGYGVLCTLIALLVPLARYEHFLLLIGSVFAPLFGVLFADHFLVRGRQIDAASITGPGGSYWFSAGWHLRGLIAWAAGIACYQLLANTQAAIGATLPAFVVGGGVYLLLMALRPRSS, encoded by the coding sequence ATGTCCGCTTTTGAAGCCAATGACACCTATGCCCCGCTGATCCCAGCGCCCGCCGCCCGCCGGGCGTTCACGGCCCGCGACGCCTTCGCCCTGTGGTTCAGCCTCGGCATCGGCCTTCTGGTGCTGCAGGCGGGCGCGCTGCTGGTGCCGGGCCTGAGCCTCGGCGCGGCTTTTGCGGCCATTGTCATCGGCTCCCTGCTCGGCGTGTTGCTGCTGGCCACCGCGAGCGTCATCGGCGCCGATACGGGCCTTTCCGCCATGGCCAATCTGCGCCCAACCTTGGGCGTGCGCGGCGCCTCCATTGCCGCCGTGCTCAATGCCATCCAGCTCGCCGGCTGGGGCGCCTTCGAGATCATCGCCATGCGCGATGCCGCCGATGCGCTGACCCGCCAGACCTTCGGCTTTTCCAATGCGCTCCTCTGGACCTTGGTGTTCGGCGCGGCGGCAACGGCGCTGGCCCTGCTCGGCCCGCTCTCCTTCGTGCGCCGCTTCCTGCGCAACTGGGGCCTGGCGCTGCTGCTGGCTGGCGCCGCCTGGCTGACCTGGCGGTTGATGGCCAATTACGATCTGCCGGCGCTCTTCGCCAAAGCCGGCAATGGTGAGATGACCTTTGCCGGCGGCATAGACCTGGTCATGGCCATGCCGCTGTCGTGGCTGCCTTTGATCGCCGACTACAGCCGCTTTGGGCGCTCGCCTGGCTCGATGTTCCGTGGCAGCTTCTTTGGCTATCTCTTGGCGAATATTTGGTTTTTGGGCCTCGGCGCTGCTTATGCACTGGCCTCCGGCGGCGGCGACACCATGCTGATCACGGCGCTGGCGGCGACTGGCGGCGGCATCGCCCTGCTGCTGATCCTGGTCGACGAGACCGACAATGCCTTCGCCGACATCTTCTCCGGCGCGGTCTCGACCAGCACGCTGACCGGCTTTGGCGTGGCGCCGCTCGCCGTCGGCTATGGCGTGCTCTGCACCCTCATCGCCCTGCTGGTGCCGCTGGCGCGCTACGAGCATTTCCTGCTGCTGATCGGTTCGGTCTTCGCGCCGCTGTTCGGTGTGCTGTTTGCCGACCATTTCCTGGTGCGTGGACGGCAGATCGATGCGGCTTCCATCACTGGCCCTGGCGGCAGCTATTGGTTTTCGGCCGGCTGGCATCTGCGTGGCCTGATCGCCTGGGCGGCCGGCATCGCCTGCTACCAGCTTTTGGCAAACACTCAGGCGGCCATCGGCGCCACCCTGCCGGCCTTCGTCGTCGGTGGCGGCGTCTATCTACTGCTGATGGCGCTCCGGCCGAGGAGCAGCTGA
- the zwf gene encoding glucose-6-phosphate dehydrogenase translates to MPQQTTSPISDGLVYFGAGGDLALRMLFPSLAYLEMNGLLPTDLPVIGVSRTVMDDNAFRRLVREALEDRAPEAVASGAADQLLARTHYLPVDATKPADIQRLGRKMAELGIQRPLYYLSVSPSLYCVICQGLLAAGLTGDHARVAMEKPIGKDLASSRIINDTVASAFNEDRVFRIDHYLGKETVQNLIALRFANTLFEPLWNNLTIDHVQITIAETQGVGERWPYYDEYGAMGDMVQNHMMQLLCLVAMEPPSDLRPDSVRNEKVKVLRSLRRITRADVQGSVVRGQYGSGMAGGKGVPGYAEEKGSSSETETFVAIQAHIDNWRWAGVPFFLRTGKRLPDRDTEIFIQFKPVPHSIFSDQSRQDLAPNNLLIRLQPEEDIVLRLMNQAPGLSLEEMRLESLPLSLSLKKAHASRRRIAYERLLLDALHGNSTLFVRRDEIEEAWEWVDGVNDAWRRLGLAPKPYPAGSWGPAGAFALIERTGRAWHDD, encoded by the coding sequence ATGCCGCAACAGACGACTTCGCCCATCAGCGATGGCCTCGTGTATTTCGGCGCAGGTGGCGATCTGGCGTTGAGGATGCTGTTCCCCTCGCTCGCCTATCTGGAGATGAACGGACTGCTTCCGACCGACCTGCCGGTGATCGGGGTGTCGCGAACGGTGATGGACGACAACGCTTTTCGGCGGTTGGTACGCGAGGCGTTGGAGGACCGAGCGCCGGAAGCAGTGGCAAGCGGAGCCGCCGATCAGCTTTTGGCGCGCACCCACTACCTGCCAGTGGACGCTACCAAACCGGCGGATATACAGCGCCTGGGTCGGAAGATGGCCGAACTCGGCATCCAGCGTCCGCTGTACTATCTCTCGGTGTCTCCCAGCCTGTACTGCGTCATATGCCAAGGCCTGCTGGCCGCAGGGCTGACGGGCGATCATGCGCGTGTGGCGATGGAAAAACCCATCGGCAAGGATCTGGCGAGTTCGCGCATTATCAATGACACGGTCGCTTCGGCTTTCAACGAAGACCGCGTGTTCCGCATCGATCACTATCTCGGCAAGGAGACAGTGCAGAACCTGATCGCCTTGAGGTTCGCCAACACGCTGTTCGAGCCCTTGTGGAACAATCTCACCATCGATCACGTGCAGATCACCATCGCCGAGACGCAGGGCGTTGGCGAGCGCTGGCCCTATTACGACGAATACGGGGCCATGGGCGACATGGTGCAGAACCACATGATGCAGCTTCTCTGCCTGGTCGCCATGGAGCCGCCTTCGGATCTGCGGCCGGACTCGGTGCGCAACGAGAAAGTCAAAGTGCTGCGTTCCTTAAGGCGCATTACCCGCGCCGACGTGCAGGGCTCTGTCGTGCGCGGCCAATACGGTTCGGGGATGGCCGGGGGCAAGGGGGTCCCAGGCTATGCCGAGGAAAAAGGCAGCTCCAGCGAGACCGAAACCTTTGTCGCCATCCAAGCTCACATCGACAACTGGCGCTGGGCTGGCGTGCCGTTCTTCCTGCGCACGGGCAAGCGCTTGCCCGACCGCGACACGGAGATTTTCATTCAGTTCAAGCCGGTGCCGCACTCCATCTTCTCGGACCAAAGCCGCCAGGACCTGGCGCCCAACAATCTGCTGATCCGCCTGCAACCGGAGGAGGACATCGTTCTTCGGTTGATGAACCAGGCGCCTGGGTTGTCCTTGGAGGAAATGCGGCTGGAGAGCTTGCCATTGAGCCTCAGCCTGAAGAAGGCGCACGCCTCGCGCCGCCGCATCGCCTACGAGCGGCTGTTGCTGGACGCCTTGCATGGCAACTCGACGCTCTTCGTGCGTCGAGACGAGATCGAAGAGGCCTGGGAATGGGTCGACGGGGTCAACGACGCCTGGCGTCGCCTGGGCCTGGCGCCTAAACCCTATCCGGCCGGCTCATGGGGACCGGCCGGCGCGTTCGCTCTGATCGAACGCACCGGGCGGGCCTGGCATGATGATTGA
- a CDS encoding MBL fold metallo-hydrolase, whose product MSTDHGAGVSPVWQFGDTSLTRVIESEVPLLSPFELLPDCTQAHLDENLDWLAPHFYDPGVQLLAITIQSFLIRSGGKIILVDSCGGNHKHRARPFFNQREWGWLDTLRTAGVAPEDVDIVMCSHLHVDHVGWNTRLENGKWVPTFPNARYLVSQREWDYWRSEAGRASLPRTGDFITDSVLPIVEIGQAELIDDRVGFSEDISIEPLHGHTPGHFGVHLCGGGHEAILSGDMMHTPLQLRYPHWSTRFCVDQALARETRLRFLADHADTDRLIFPAHFPTPTGGYIRRVGDHYRFEFADPA is encoded by the coding sequence ATGTCGACAGATCACGGCGCCGGCGTCTCACCGGTCTGGCAATTCGGCGACACGTCGCTGACGCGCGTTATCGAATCCGAAGTGCCGCTGCTGTCGCCCTTCGAACTCCTGCCGGACTGTACACAGGCCCATCTCGACGAAAACCTCGATTGGCTGGCGCCGCATTTTTATGATCCCGGCGTGCAATTGCTGGCGATCACCATTCAGAGCTTTCTGATCCGCAGCGGCGGCAAGATCATTCTGGTCGATTCCTGTGGCGGCAATCACAAGCATCGCGCGCGGCCGTTCTTCAACCAGCGCGAATGGGGCTGGCTCGACACGCTGCGCACCGCCGGCGTCGCGCCGGAAGATGTGGACATCGTCATGTGCTCGCATTTGCATGTCGATCATGTCGGCTGGAACACCAGGCTCGAGAACGGCAAATGGGTGCCGACATTCCCCAATGCCCGCTATCTCGTCTCGCAGCGCGAATGGGACTATTGGCGTTCGGAAGCGGGGCGGGCGAGCCTTCCCCGCACCGGTGACTTCATCACCGACAGCGTGCTGCCGATCGTCGAAATCGGCCAGGCCGAACTGATCGACGACAGGGTGGGATTTTCGGAAGATATCTCAATCGAGCCGCTGCACGGCCACACACCCGGCCATTTTGGCGTTCATCTGTGCGGTGGCGGGCACGAGGCGATCCTGTCGGGCGACATGATGCATACGCCGCTGCAATTGCGCTATCCGCACTGGAGTACGCGCTTCTGCGTCGACCAGGCGCTGGCGCGGGAAACGCGGCTGCGCTTTCTTGCCGATCATGCCGACACGGACCGGCTGATCTTCCCCGCCCATTTCCCGACACCGACCGGCGGCTACATCCGCCGCGTCGGCGATCACTACCGCTTCGAATTCGCCGATCCGGCTTGA
- a CDS encoding LLM class flavin-dependent oxidoreductase, giving the protein MASQNRMFDEKQFLLGTFASNCSGGMSVTKVPERWQNSWDNNLKLAKLLDAAGIDFMLPIARWVGYGGETNFHGNVLETITWAAALLAHTRDITVFATTHTAANHPVVVAKQLATIDQISNGRIGLNVVAGWNKPEYEALGLKLPDDHETRYGYAQEWLDIVQALWSRAEAFDWNGKFFQLKNVLGDPRPGSTVPIINAAGSEQGRGFAVRNANFLFTPAIDLARSTEEIGALKQQAREAGRAVDVLTFSHVVCRPTEKEAQAYLEHFGKANADWAAVDNLVNLQFAHAQSFPHDLLALIRDRMAAGHGGFPLTGTPEQVADGITALHAAAFRGTTLSFVDYVEEFPYFRDNVLPLLEERGVRMAPQAVAAE; this is encoded by the coding sequence ATGGCATCTCAGAATCGCATGTTCGATGAAAAGCAGTTCCTGCTCGGCACGTTCGCCTCGAATTGTTCCGGTGGCATGTCGGTCACCAAAGTGCCGGAACGCTGGCAAAATTCCTGGGACAACAATCTCAAATTGGCGAAGCTTCTCGATGCGGCGGGCATCGATTTCATGCTGCCCATCGCCCGCTGGGTCGGTTATGGCGGCGAGACCAATTTCCACGGCAATGTCTTGGAGACGATCACCTGGGCGGCGGCGCTGCTCGCCCATACGCGCGATATCACCGTCTTCGCCACCACCCATACGGCAGCCAATCATCCCGTCGTCGTCGCCAAACAGTTGGCGACCATCGATCAGATCAGCAACGGCCGCATCGGCCTCAATGTGGTCGCTGGCTGGAACAAGCCTGAATATGAAGCGCTGGGCTTAAAACTGCCCGACGATCACGAGACCCGCTACGGCTATGCGCAGGAATGGCTCGATATTGTCCAGGCGCTGTGGAGCCGCGCCGAGGCCTTCGATTGGAACGGCAAGTTCTTTCAATTGAAGAATGTGCTGGGCGATCCGCGTCCCGGATCAACCGTGCCGATCATCAATGCGGCGGGCTCCGAGCAGGGCCGGGGCTTTGCCGTGCGCAACGCCAATTTCCTGTTCACGCCCGCCATTGATTTGGCACGTTCGACCGAGGAGATTGGTGCGCTCAAGCAGCAGGCGCGCGAGGCCGGCCGCGCTGTGGATGTGCTGACCTTCAGCCATGTGGTCTGCCGTCCCACGGAGAAGGAGGCCCAGGCCTATCTCGAACATTTCGGCAAGGCGAATGCCGATTGGGCCGCCGTCGACAATCTCGTCAACCTGCAATTCGCCCATGCCCAATCCTTCCCGCATGATCTTCTAGCCTTGATCCGCGATCGCATGGCGGCGGGCCATGGCGGCTTTCCGCTCACCGGCACGCCGGAGCAGGTGGCCGACGGCATCACCGCGCTGCATGCGGCGGCCTTTCGCGGCACCACTCTGTCCTTTGTCGATTATGTCGAGGAATTCCCTTATTTTCGCGACAATGTGCTGCCGCTGCTGGAAGAACGCGGCGTGCGCATGGCGCCGCAGGCGGTCGCCGCCGAGTGA
- a CDS encoding winged helix DNA-binding protein, protein MSRTPSGRTPPHRAPAEDRRSPSLDRSLLDRSWHLARTKQEMDVAEMEYALIRCFEGFGHWQAECLAAVSEFAGSGPENALLHMIRMNDRPKSVRDLCHLANRDDIPNIQYSLRKLIKAGLVVRNGSGRSGVTYEVTAHGRKTTDDYANVRADLLIEAVSRVPDLSKRLRAAAQTFDLMTGIYEQSARTAATHRTYRQKPIAKTKRS, encoded by the coding sequence ATGAGTCGCACCCCATCTGGTCGCACCCCGCCCCACCGCGCCCCGGCCGAAGATCGTCGTTCGCCGTCGCTTGACCGCTCACTTCTGGATCGTTCCTGGCACCTTGCCCGCACCAAACAGGAAATGGATGTGGCGGAGATGGAATATGCCTTGATCCGCTGCTTCGAGGGCTTCGGCCATTGGCAGGCGGAATGCCTGGCAGCCGTCTCGGAGTTCGCCGGCAGCGGGCCTGAAAACGCCCTGCTCCATATGATCCGCATGAACGATCGCCCCAAGAGCGTGCGCGATCTCTGTCATCTCGCCAATCGCGACGATATTCCCAACATCCAATACAGCTTGCGCAAGCTCATCAAGGCCGGGCTGGTGGTGCGCAACGGCAGTGGCCGTTCGGGCGTCACCTATGAAGTGACCGCGCATGGCCGCAAGACCACAGATGACTATGCCAATGTGCGCGCCGATCTCTTGATCGAAGCGGTGTCGCGCGTGCCTGATCTCAGCAAACGTCTGCGCGCGGCGGCGCAGACCTTCGACCTGATGACGGGGATCTATGAACAGTCCGCGCGCACCGCCGCCACCCATCGCACCTATCGGCAAAAGCCGATCGCGAAGACGAAACGCAGCTAG
- a CDS encoding multidrug efflux SMR transporter, which produces MAWILLLAAGILEVVWAFTMKQSEGFTKLTPSIITLITALASFALLAISMRSLPLGTAYTIWTGIGAIGAFVVGILVLGEQASLPRIIAAALIVSGLVLMKLSTEA; this is translated from the coding sequence ATGGCCTGGATTCTGTTACTCGCCGCCGGCATTCTTGAAGTCGTCTGGGCGTTCACGATGAAGCAATCCGAAGGCTTCACCAAGCTGACGCCCAGTATCATCACCCTCATTACCGCCCTGGCGAGTTTCGCCTTGCTCGCCATCTCCATGCGCAGTCTGCCGCTCGGCACCGCCTATACGATCTGGACCGGGATTGGCGCCATCGGCGCCTTCGTCGTCGGCATCCTCGTCTTGGGCGAACAGGCCAGCCTGCCGCGCATCATCGCGGCGGCGCTGATCGTCAGCGGCCTGGTGCTGATGAAACTCTCGACCGAGGCATAA
- a CDS encoding phosphotransferase translates to MADSARDNDDVLQFLQRAGLDTTGLGTKDIALQPLTGGVSADIWHVTSGDRDFVVKRAVPQLRVAQTWMAPLSRNQSEVDWLNEARCIVPEAVPQVLASDDKLNMFAMTYYPPDIYPLWKRELREGRADPAVASAVGQIAARIHNATAYSDAIAQRFATDEAFLSLRVDPYLYATAMRHADLAETLRAIGRDILANKRALVHGDLSPKNILVGARSPILLDAECAWYGEPAFDIAFCLNHLYLKCVWVPAAGKNFVACADALTEAYLGAITFEPAADIAQRIARILPGLMLARIDGKSPVEYITDENDKARVRRVARSLLHDEARTLTTIKTDFAAEFAS, encoded by the coding sequence ATGGCCGACAGCGCGCGCGACAACGATGACGTCTTGCAGTTTCTGCAACGCGCCGGACTTGACACGACCGGACTTGGCACGAAGGACATCGCCCTGCAGCCGCTGACGGGCGGCGTCTCCGCCGATATCTGGCATGTGACGAGTGGTGACCGCGACTTCGTCGTCAAGCGTGCCGTGCCGCAATTGCGTGTCGCTCAGACATGGATGGCGCCGCTGTCGCGCAATCAATCCGAGGTCGACTGGCTGAACGAAGCACGGTGCATCGTGCCCGAGGCGGTGCCGCAGGTTCTCGCCAGCGACGACAAACTGAACATGTTCGCCATGACCTACTATCCGCCGGATATCTATCCGCTGTGGAAGCGCGAACTGCGTGAGGGACGTGCCGACCCCGCCGTGGCCAGCGCCGTCGGCCAAATCGCGGCCCGTATCCACAATGCCACCGCCTATTCCGATGCGATCGCGCAACGCTTCGCCACCGACGAGGCGTTTCTGTCGCTGCGCGTCGATCCCTATCTTTATGCCACGGCCATGCGTCATGCCGATCTCGCAGAAACCCTGCGCGCCATCGGCCGCGATATTCTCGCCAACAAACGCGCCCTGGTGCATGGCGATCTCAGCCCCAAGAACATTCTCGTCGGCGCGCGGAGCCCGATCCTGCTCGATGCGGAATGCGCCTGGTATGGCGAGCCAGCTTTCGACATCGCCTTCTGCCTCAACCATCTCTATCTCAAATGCGTCTGGGTACCGGCAGCGGGTAAAAACTTCGTCGCCTGCGCCGACGCTTTGACCGAGGCCTATCTCGGCGCGATCACCTTCGAACCCGCAGCCGACATCGCTCAGCGCATTGCCCGCATCCTGCCAGGGCTGATGCTGGCGCGCATCGACGGCAAGTCGCCGGTCGAATACATCACGGACGAAAACGATAAAGCGCGCGTGCGTCGCGTCGCCCGCAGCCTGCTGCACGACGAGGCGCGCACGCTGACAACCATCAAGACCGATTTTGCCGCGGAGTTTGCTTCATGA